Proteins from a genomic interval of Xanthomonas sp. AM6:
- the coaBC gene encoding bifunctional phosphopantothenoylcysteine decarboxylase/phosphopantothenate--cysteine ligase CoaBC — protein sequence MTGTFEGPLQGRRVLLCVGGGIAAYKALELVRRLREAGAEVQVAMTAGAQQFVTPLSFQALSAQPTRTSLWDSAAEQAMGHLELARWADHVVVAPATADLLARLAHGLADDLVTTLCLASSAPLTVCPAMNHRMWLHPATQANVATLRQRGAGVVGPNDGPLAEGESGPGRLAEPEQIVAALAGGRAAVAHAPVAATAPAASGAAAGALHGLRLLISAGPTYEDLDPVRYLGNRSSGKMGYALAAAAARQGAAVVLVSGPVHLPTPDGVQRIDVRSAAQMREAVLGALPADIYIGTAAVADYTPRQVAAQKIKKSGEMLTLELVRTPDILAEVAAQTQALKLVVGFAAETHDIERYARGKLNDKHLDLIIANQVGVAGNGFESDQNAATAYWQEGARSFPAVSKAQLAEQLLALIAERLHA from the coding sequence GTGACCGGTACTTTCGAGGGGCCCCTGCAGGGGCGGCGTGTGCTGTTGTGCGTGGGCGGCGGCATCGCCGCCTACAAGGCGCTGGAACTGGTGCGGCGGCTGCGCGAGGCCGGTGCCGAGGTGCAGGTGGCGATGACCGCCGGCGCGCAGCAGTTCGTGACGCCGCTGAGCTTCCAGGCACTGTCCGCGCAACCGACCCGCACCAGCCTGTGGGACAGCGCCGCCGAGCAGGCGATGGGCCACCTGGAACTGGCGCGCTGGGCCGACCACGTGGTGGTGGCGCCGGCCACCGCCGACCTGCTGGCCCGGCTCGCCCACGGCCTGGCCGACGATCTGGTCACCACCCTGTGCCTGGCGAGCAGCGCGCCGCTCACCGTGTGCCCGGCGATGAACCATCGCATGTGGCTGCACCCCGCCACCCAGGCCAATGTCGCCACGCTGCGCCAGCGCGGCGCCGGCGTGGTCGGGCCGAACGACGGCCCGCTGGCCGAGGGCGAGTCCGGTCCCGGGCGCCTGGCCGAGCCGGAGCAGATCGTCGCCGCGCTGGCCGGCGGCCGCGCCGCGGTCGCGCACGCACCCGTTGCCGCCACGGCGCCGGCCGCCTCCGGCGCCGCGGCCGGCGCGCTGCACGGCCTGCGCCTGCTGATCAGCGCCGGCCCGACCTACGAGGACCTGGATCCGGTGCGCTACCTCGGCAACCGCAGCAGCGGCAAGATGGGCTACGCCCTGGCCGCCGCCGCCGCGCGCCAGGGCGCGGCGGTGGTGCTGGTCAGCGGCCCGGTGCACCTGCCCACGCCCGACGGCGTGCAGCGCATCGATGTGCGCTCGGCGGCGCAGATGCGCGAAGCGGTGCTGGGCGCGCTGCCGGCGGACATCTACATCGGTACCGCCGCGGTCGCCGACTACACGCCCAGGCAGGTCGCCGCGCAGAAGATCAAGAAGAGCGGCGAGATGCTGACCCTGGAACTGGTGCGCACGCCGGACATCCTGGCCGAGGTCGCCGCGCAGACCCAGGCGCTGAAGCTGGTGGTCGGCTTCGCCGCCGAGACCCACGACATCGAGCGCTACGCGCGTGGCAAACTCAACGACAAGCACCTGGACCTGATCATCGCCAACCAGGTGGGCGTGGCCGGCAACGGCTTCGAGAGCGACCAGAACGCCGCCACCGCCTACTGGCAGGAGGGCGCACGGAGCTTCCCGGCCGTGTCCAAGGCGCAACTGGCCGAACAACTGCTGGCCCTGATCGCGGAGCGACTGCACGCATGA
- the argS gene encoding arginine--tRNA ligase → MKSQLRALIGQGIEALRANGTLPADTLPPDFVVERPKTREHGDFATNAAMLLAKAARGNPRALAQQLVAALPASDDVTRVEIAGPGFINFHLGPGAYQREVLAVIKQGDDYGRSLVGNGRTVGVEYVSANPTGPLHVGHGRAAAIGDCLARLLEANGWNAKREFYYNDGGGQIENLARSVQARAQGKTPDSPDWPEEGYRGDYIQDVANAYLAGDSVDLEGHLVTGAKDPGDLEAIRRFAVAYLRNEQNHDLAAFGVDFDIYFLESSLYRDGKVEEAVQKLVASGHTYEEGGALWLKSTDFGDDKDRVMRKSDGSYTYFVPDVAYHLSKWQRGYVRAITELGADHHGSLARVRAGLQAMDLGIPKGWPEYVLHQMVTVMRGGEEVKLSKRAGSYLTLRDLIEEAGRDATRWFLIARKPDSQLTFDIDLARQQSNDNPVFYVQYAHARVCSLLRQAQEKKLDYDQADGLGQLNRLNDATSLELMLELSRYPEVVENAGHVLEPHLIAQYLRELATAFHTWYHGTPVLVDDAGERNAKLTLAVAAQQVLANGLNLLGVSAPEKM, encoded by the coding sequence GTGAAATCCCAACTCCGCGCCCTGATCGGTCAAGGCATCGAAGCCTTGCGCGCCAATGGCACCCTGCCGGCCGACACCTTGCCGCCGGACTTCGTGGTCGAACGGCCCAAGACCCGCGAGCACGGCGACTTCGCCACCAACGCCGCGATGCTGCTGGCCAAGGCCGCGCGCGGCAACCCGCGCGCGCTGGCGCAGCAGCTGGTCGCCGCGTTGCCGGCCAGCGACGACGTGACCCGGGTCGAGATCGCCGGCCCCGGCTTCATCAACTTCCACCTCGGCCCCGGCGCCTACCAGCGCGAAGTGCTGGCGGTGATCAAGCAGGGCGACGATTACGGCCGCAGCCTGGTCGGCAACGGCCGCACCGTAGGCGTGGAATACGTCTCGGCCAACCCGACCGGCCCGCTGCACGTGGGCCATGGCCGCGCCGCGGCGATCGGCGACTGCCTGGCGCGGCTGCTCGAGGCCAACGGCTGGAACGCCAAGCGCGAGTTCTACTACAACGACGGCGGCGGCCAGATCGAGAACCTGGCGCGCTCGGTGCAGGCGCGCGCGCAGGGCAAGACCCCCGACAGCCCCGACTGGCCGGAAGAAGGCTACCGCGGCGACTACATCCAGGACGTGGCCAATGCCTACCTGGCCGGCGATTCGGTGGACCTGGAAGGCCACCTGGTCACCGGCGCCAAGGATCCCGGCGACCTGGAGGCGATCCGCCGCTTCGCCGTGGCCTACCTGCGCAACGAGCAGAACCACGACCTGGCCGCGTTCGGCGTCGATTTCGACATCTACTTCCTGGAAAGCTCGCTGTACCGCGACGGCAAGGTCGAGGAGGCGGTGCAGAAGCTGGTCGCCTCCGGCCACACCTACGAGGAAGGCGGTGCGCTGTGGCTGAAATCGACCGATTTCGGCGACGACAAGGACCGCGTGATGCGCAAGTCCGACGGCAGCTACACCTACTTCGTGCCGGACGTGGCCTATCACCTGAGCAAGTGGCAGCGCGGCTACGTGCGCGCGATCACCGAACTGGGCGCCGACCACCACGGCTCGCTGGCGCGGGTGCGCGCCGGCCTGCAGGCGATGGACCTGGGCATTCCCAAGGGCTGGCCCGAATACGTGCTGCACCAGATGGTCACGGTGATGCGCGGCGGCGAGGAAGTGAAGCTGTCCAAGCGCGCCGGCAGCTACCTGACCCTGCGCGACCTGATCGAGGAAGCCGGCCGCGACGCCACGCGCTGGTTCCTGATCGCGCGCAAGCCCGATTCGCAGCTGACCTTCGATATCGACCTGGCGCGCCAGCAGAGCAACGACAACCCGGTGTTCTACGTGCAGTACGCCCACGCCCGGGTGTGCAGCCTGCTGCGCCAGGCGCAGGAGAAGAAGCTGGACTACGACCAGGCCGACGGCCTGGGCCAGCTGAACCGGCTGAACGATGCGACCTCGCTGGAACTGATGCTGGAACTCTCGCGCTACCCGGAAGTGGTGGAGAATGCAGGCCACGTGCTGGAGCCGCACCTGATCGCGCAATACCTGCGCGAACTGGCGACCGCGTTCCACACCTGGTACCACGGCACCCCGGTGCTGGTGGACGATGCCGGCGAGCGCAACGCCAAGTTGACCCTGGCGGTGGCGGCGCAGCAGGTCCTGGCCAATGGTCTGAACCTCCTGGGCGTTTCCGCCCCGGAAAAAATGTGA
- a CDS encoding SPOR domain-containing protein, whose product MAARRGKTQARRNSGNGTPGWVWLIAGVAIAAVVFLAAPGLFKKDGDGFLRVGGPRANPDAQPAPVADADVDAAPELPRPAATAAGSTKPDAKKDAQTQYDFYTLLPGKEVQMSDAELAASARAEANRQARAPQAAAAATATATPATATAPAGTAALANPTPLPETAATGAPATTAASAAKPAAAAAAPAPAAAAVAAAPDNTRYILQAGSFGASGDAESTKAKLAMLGLSARVESAQISGKTVYRVRMGPYGTASELAEAKQKLTGSGLPAIAIKAQ is encoded by the coding sequence ATGGCAGCACGACGCGGTAAGACGCAGGCGCGACGCAACAGCGGCAACGGCACGCCCGGATGGGTGTGGCTGATCGCCGGCGTGGCGATCGCGGCAGTGGTGTTCCTGGCGGCGCCGGGCCTGTTCAAGAAGGACGGCGACGGCTTCCTGCGCGTCGGCGGCCCGCGCGCCAACCCCGACGCGCAGCCGGCCCCGGTGGCCGACGCCGACGTGGACGCGGCACCGGAACTGCCCAGGCCGGCGGCGACGGCGGCCGGCAGCACCAAGCCCGACGCCAAGAAGGACGCGCAGACCCAATACGACTTCTACACCCTGCTGCCCGGCAAGGAAGTGCAGATGTCCGACGCCGAACTGGCCGCCAGCGCACGCGCCGAGGCCAACCGCCAGGCGCGCGCGCCGCAGGCGGCCGCCGCCGCGACGGCGACGGCGACCCCGGCCACCGCCACTGCGCCGGCGGGCACGGCGGCGCTGGCCAATCCGACCCCGCTGCCGGAAACCGCAGCAACCGGCGCGCCGGCCACCACGGCGGCCTCGGCGGCCAAGCCGGCCGCGGCCGCCGCGGCACCTGCACCTGCAGCGGCCGCCGTCGCCGCTGCGCCGGACAACACCCGCTACATCCTGCAGGCCGGCTCGTTCGGCGCCTCCGGCGACGCCGAATCGACCAAGGCCAAGCTGGCGATGCTGGGCCTGTCGGCGCGCGTGGAGTCGGCGCAGATCAGCGGCAAGACTGTCTACCGCGTGCGCATGGGCCCGTACGGCACCGCCAGCGAGCTGGCCGAGGCCAAGCAGAAGCTGACCGGCAGCGGACTGCCGGCGATCGCGATCAAGGCGCAGTGA
- the dut gene encoding dUTP diphosphatase, which produces MTTPTPHPLQVKLLDPRFGDSWPLPDYATEASAGLDLRAATEAPLTLEPGDTALIPSGLSIYIADPQLCAVVLPRSGLGHRHGIVLGNGTGLIDADYQGPLLISVWNRGREPFTIAPGDRIAQLVVMPVVRVALQVVDTFADSARGTGGFGHTGVR; this is translated from the coding sequence ATGACCACCCCGACGCCGCACCCGCTGCAGGTCAAACTGCTCGACCCGCGCTTCGGCGACAGCTGGCCGTTGCCGGACTACGCCACCGAGGCCAGCGCCGGGCTGGACCTGCGCGCGGCCACCGAGGCGCCGCTGACCCTGGAGCCGGGCGACACCGCGCTGATCCCCAGCGGGCTGTCCATCTACATCGCCGATCCGCAGCTGTGCGCGGTGGTCCTGCCGCGCTCCGGGTTGGGTCATCGCCACGGCATCGTGCTCGGCAACGGCACCGGCCTGATCGACGCCGACTACCAGGGGCCGCTGCTGATCAGCGTCTGGAACCGCGGCCGCGAGCCGTTCACCATCGCCCCCGGCGACCGCATCGCGCAGCTGGTGGTGATGCCGGTCGTGCGCGTGGCCCTGCAGGTGGTGGATACTTTCGCCGACAGCGCCAGGGGAACGGGTGGATTCGGCCATACCGGGGTGCGCTGA
- a CDS encoding phosphomannomutase/phosphoglucomutase: MSEATQRRPAPDGMRKAAPLLALLLAILAAWFGWSGAQQWRHEHSATALEQARDTAVAQTSQALATAGKRFTTQLQQPAVQAALARGDAAAAAQALREGWKEVEDAQVLPGELSAGYADVGRFGYGRLALLEKALLTDAVASAVVRDGGGPRLGLAAPVTLDTGAGVAYLRLPLRVLTAPVAQAAVPASGYLALRQGGYDVIGAGDTGLADHGDALSRPIGNSGLRVVAALPDAEAGPLGLDALPCLIVAGLLGFLTLAVLLAARGRLPQPRRAKAAAAVAEQQPTLRQSLQQQEPPPAPPAPEGEATPARPSAAQAVPAGIFRAYDIRGVVGRDLSPQVAALIGQAIGAVMQEQGLNEVVVGRDGRLSGPELSAALIEGLRRAGCHVTDIGLAPTPVVYFASYHLRAGSCVAVTGSHNPPDYNGFKIVVGGETLSGAAITDLYARISEGRLPSAAEPGRLEQRDVGDDYIQRIADDVQLDRPLKVVADAGNGVGGELAPRLLEAIGAQVIPLYCDVDGTFPNHHPDPSEPHNLEDLIQTVKRFDADLGIAFDGDADRLGVVTKEGTVIYADRLLMLFAADVLQRNPGALVIYDVKCTGKLSDYVLRNGGSPMVWKTGHSLIKAKMRETDAELAGEMSGHFFFKERWYGFDDGLYAAARLLEILAQREESPSEVLAELPDSVSTPEIKLPLAEGQDAHALVAQLAAAAQQEGSPFAGARLLTIDGLRADFPDGWGLVRASNTTPVLVLRFEADTSAALERIKDLFRSQLQALLPSLAPGF, from the coding sequence ATGAGCGAGGCAACACAACGGCGGCCGGCGCCGGACGGTATGCGCAAGGCGGCACCGCTGCTGGCGCTGCTGCTGGCCATCCTGGCCGCGTGGTTCGGCTGGAGCGGCGCGCAGCAATGGCGCCACGAACACAGCGCGACGGCGCTGGAACAGGCGCGCGATACGGCAGTGGCGCAGACCTCGCAGGCGCTGGCGACGGCCGGCAAGCGCTTCACCACGCAGCTGCAGCAGCCCGCGGTGCAGGCCGCCCTGGCTCGCGGCGACGCGGCAGCGGCCGCGCAGGCGTTGCGCGAAGGCTGGAAGGAGGTGGAAGACGCGCAGGTGCTGCCCGGCGAGCTGAGCGCCGGCTACGCCGACGTGGGCCGTTTCGGCTATGGCCGCCTGGCGCTGCTGGAAAAGGCGCTGCTGACCGATGCCGTCGCCAGCGCGGTGGTACGCGACGGCGGCGGGCCGCGGCTGGGACTGGCGGCGCCGGTGACCCTGGACACCGGCGCCGGCGTCGCCTACCTGCGCCTGCCGCTGCGCGTGCTGACCGCGCCGGTGGCGCAGGCCGCGGTCCCGGCCAGTGGCTACCTGGCGCTGCGCCAGGGCGGCTACGACGTGATCGGCGCCGGCGACACCGGCCTGGCCGACCATGGCGACGCCTTGTCGCGCCCGATCGGCAACAGCGGGCTGCGGGTGGTCGCAGCGCTGCCCGATGCCGAGGCCGGCCCGCTCGGCCTGGATGCGCTGCCGTGCCTGATCGTCGCCGGCCTGCTCGGCTTCCTGACCCTGGCGGTGCTGCTGGCCGCGCGTGGCCGCCTGCCGCAGCCGCGCCGCGCCAAGGCCGCCGCCGCGGTCGCCGAGCAGCAACCCACCCTGCGGCAGAGCCTGCAGCAGCAGGAACCGCCGCCAGCGCCGCCGGCGCCCGAGGGCGAGGCCACGCCGGCGCGGCCGTCCGCGGCGCAGGCGGTGCCGGCCGGCATCTTCCGCGCCTACGACATCCGCGGCGTGGTCGGCCGCGACCTCAGCCCGCAGGTCGCCGCGCTGATCGGCCAGGCGATCGGCGCAGTGATGCAGGAGCAGGGGCTGAACGAGGTGGTGGTCGGTCGCGACGGCCGCCTGTCCGGGCCGGAACTGTCGGCCGCGCTGATCGAAGGCCTGCGCCGCGCCGGCTGCCACGTCACCGACATCGGCCTGGCGCCGACCCCGGTGGTGTACTTCGCCAGCTACCACCTGCGCGCCGGCAGCTGCGTGGCGGTGACCGGCAGCCACAACCCGCCGGACTACAACGGCTTCAAGATCGTGGTCGGCGGCGAGACGCTGTCCGGCGCGGCGATCACCGACCTGTACGCGCGGATCAGCGAAGGCCGCCTGCCGAGCGCGGCCGAGCCGGGCCGGCTGGAGCAGCGCGACGTCGGCGACGACTACATCCAGCGCATCGCCGACGACGTGCAGCTGGACCGCCCGCTCAAGGTGGTCGCCGATGCCGGCAACGGCGTCGGCGGCGAACTGGCGCCGCGGCTGCTGGAGGCGATCGGCGCGCAGGTGATCCCGCTGTACTGCGACGTCGACGGCACCTTCCCCAACCACCATCCCGATCCCAGCGAGCCGCACAACCTCGAGGACCTGATCCAGACGGTGAAGCGCTTCGACGCCGACCTGGGCATCGCCTTCGACGGCGACGCCGACCGGCTCGGCGTGGTCACCAAGGAAGGCACGGTGATCTACGCCGACCGCCTGCTGATGCTGTTCGCCGCCGACGTGCTGCAGCGCAACCCCGGCGCCTTGGTGATCTACGACGTCAAGTGCACCGGCAAGCTGTCGGACTACGTGCTGCGCAACGGCGGCAGCCCGATGGTGTGGAAGACCGGGCATTCGCTGATCAAGGCGAAGATGCGCGAGACCGACGCCGAACTGGCCGGCGAGATGAGCGGGCATTTCTTCTTCAAGGAACGCTGGTACGGCTTCGACGACGGCCTGTACGCGGCGGCGCGGCTGCTGGAGATCCTGGCGCAGCGCGAGGAAAGCCCGTCGGAGGTGCTGGCCGAGCTGCCCGACAGCGTGTCCACGCCGGAGATCAAGCTGCCGCTGGCCGAGGGGCAGGACGCGCACGCGCTGGTCGCGCAGCTGGCCGCTGCCGCGCAACAGGAAGGCTCGCCGTTCGCCGGCGCGCGGCTGCTCACCATCGACGGACTGCGCGCCGATTTCCCCGACGGCTGGGGCCTGGTGCGCGCGTCCAACACCACCCCGGTGCTGGTGCTGCGTTTCGAGGCCGACACCAGCGCCGCGCTGGAACGGATCAAGGACCTGTTCCGCAGCCAGCTCCAGGCGCTGCTGCCGTCGCTGGCGCCGGGGTTCTGA
- a CDS encoding SDR family NAD(P)-dependent oxidoreductase, whose protein sequence is MTQTALITGATSGFGAAAVRRFVAAGWRVIATGRRAERLQPLLAEFGAERVHVAAFDIRDEAALDAMLAELPDAFRGIDLLVNNAGLAQGTAPAQAALLDDWRTMIDTNITALVTLTHRLLPTLIQRRGAIINISSVAALYPYPGGNAYGGTKAFVSQFSLGLRSDLHGTGVRVTAIEPGMAETEFTLVRTHGDQSASDKLYQGAQPMTAEDIAEQIFWVATLPPHLNVNRLEIMPVTQSFAGFQVARGRD, encoded by the coding sequence ATGACCCAAACCGCCCTGATCACCGGCGCCACCTCCGGTTTCGGCGCCGCCGCCGTACGCCGCTTCGTCGCTGCCGGCTGGCGCGTGATCGCCACCGGCCGCCGCGCCGAACGGCTGCAGCCGCTGCTGGCCGAGTTCGGCGCCGAACGCGTGCACGTGGCCGCGTTCGACATCCGCGACGAAGCCGCGCTCGACGCGATGCTGGCCGAGCTGCCCGACGCGTTCCGCGGCATCGACCTGCTGGTCAACAACGCCGGCCTGGCGCAGGGCACCGCGCCGGCGCAGGCGGCGCTGCTGGACGACTGGCGCACGATGATCGACACCAACATCACCGCGCTGGTGACCCTGACCCACCGCCTGCTGCCGACGCTGATCCAGCGCCGCGGCGCGATCATCAACATCAGTTCGGTGGCCGCGCTGTACCCGTACCCGGGCGGCAATGCCTACGGCGGCACCAAGGCCTTCGTCAGCCAGTTCTCGCTGGGTCTGCGCTCGGACCTACACGGCACCGGCGTGCGCGTGACCGCGATCGAGCCGGGCATGGCCGAGACCGAGTTCACCCTGGTCCGCACCCACGGCGACCAGAGCGCGTCGGACAAGCTCTACCAGGGCGCGCAGCCGATGACCGCCGAGGACATCGCCGAGCAGATCTTCTGGGTCGCCACGCTGCCGCCGCACCTGAACGTCAATCGGCTGGAAATCATGCCGGTGACGCAGTCCTTCGCTGGCTTCCAGGTTGCTAGGGGCCGGGATTAG
- the pyrE gene encoding orotate phosphoribosyltransferase has product MTNYRQRFLQLALDAQALRFGEFTLKSGRISPYFFNAGRFDAGTAMVRLAACYADAADAAGLDFDLLFGPAYKGIPLATALACEYAQRDRNLPLAFNRKEAKAHGEGGSLIGAPLAGRRVLIVDDVITAGTAIREALATIREAGGIPAGILVALDRQEIAGEHDRRSAAQAVAAEAGIPVVSVAHLGDLLAFIDGNAELVGFREPLLAYRARYGCDPTG; this is encoded by the coding sequence ATGACCAATTACCGGCAACGCTTCCTGCAACTGGCGCTGGACGCGCAGGCGCTGCGCTTCGGCGAGTTCACGCTGAAGTCCGGGCGCATCAGCCCTTATTTCTTCAACGCCGGGCGCTTCGACGCCGGGACCGCGATGGTGCGCCTGGCGGCGTGCTACGCCGATGCGGCCGATGCGGCCGGGCTCGACTTCGACCTGCTGTTCGGCCCCGCCTACAAGGGCATCCCGCTGGCGACCGCGCTGGCCTGCGAGTACGCGCAACGCGACCGCAACCTGCCGCTGGCGTTCAACCGCAAGGAAGCCAAGGCCCATGGCGAAGGCGGCAGCCTGATCGGCGCCCCGCTGGCCGGGCGCCGGGTGCTGATCGTGGACGACGTGATCACCGCCGGCACCGCGATCCGCGAGGCGCTGGCCACCATCCGCGAGGCCGGCGGCATCCCGGCGGGGATCCTGGTCGCGCTGGACCGCCAGGAGATCGCCGGCGAGCACGACCGGCGCTCGGCGGCCCAGGCGGTGGCGGCCGAGGCCGGCATTCCTGTGGTGTCGGTCGCGCACCTGGGCGACCTGCTTGCATTCATCGATGGAAACGCGGAACTTGTCGGCTTCCGCGAACCGCTGCTGGCCTACCGGGCACGCTACGGCTGCGATCCGACAGGCTGA
- the radC gene encoding DNA repair protein RadC, which produces MHISDWPCDERPREKLLARGARALSDAELLAIFLGSGLPGSDAVRTSRDLLHRHGPLRALLDRPPGDLVNLPGLGPARACQLSAALELGQRHLAAELERGTTLTDPAAAGRYFAQRLRAWPHEVFAVLFLDTRHRSLAFEELFHGTLDGAEVHPREVVRRALTHNAAAVIIGHNHPSGNREPSPADYAVTHRLKQALGLVDIRLLDHFIVGDGTPVSMAARGWT; this is translated from the coding sequence ATGCACATATCCGACTGGCCCTGCGACGAACGCCCCCGGGAAAAGCTGCTGGCACGCGGCGCCCGGGCCCTCTCCGACGCCGAACTGCTGGCGATCTTCCTCGGTTCCGGCCTGCCCGGCAGCGATGCGGTCCGCACCTCGCGCGACCTGCTGCATCGGCACGGCCCGCTGCGCGCGCTGCTCGACCGTCCGCCCGGCGACCTGGTCAACCTGCCGGGGCTGGGCCCGGCCCGGGCCTGCCAGCTGTCGGCCGCGCTGGAACTAGGCCAGCGCCACCTGGCCGCCGAACTGGAACGCGGCACCACCCTGACCGATCCGGCCGCGGCCGGCCGCTACTTCGCGCAGCGCTTGCGGGCCTGGCCGCACGAGGTGTTCGCGGTGCTGTTCCTGGACACGCGGCACCGCTCGCTGGCGTTCGAGGAGCTGTTCCACGGCACCCTGGACGGCGCCGAGGTGCATCCGCGCGAAGTGGTGCGGCGCGCGCTGACGCACAACGCGGCGGCGGTGATCATCGGCCACAACCATCCGTCCGGGAACCGCGAGCCCTCGCCCGCCGACTACGCCGTCACCCATCGCCTGAAGCAGGCGCTGGGGTTGGTGGACATCCGCCTGCTGGACCACTTCATCGTCGGCGACGGCACGCCGGTGTCGATGGCGGCGCGCGGCTGGACCTGA
- a CDS encoding exodeoxyribonuclease III, producing the protein MRIISFNANGLRSAATKGFFEWFSGQHADVLCVQETKAQEHQLAGPAFLPEGYRAWFRDASTKKGYSGVAIYSKREPDEVRTALGWPEFDEEGRYLEARFGNLSVVSFYIPSGSSGELRQGYKFQVMDWLRLILVEWLNSGRDYVLCGDWNIVRSALDIKNWKSNQKNSGCLPPERDWLNGLCADRAEDADPASGRGWVDTYRALHPDGQDYTWWSNRGAARANDVGWRIDYQFVTPSLRARLQGCSIYTAQRFSDHAPFVVDYRE; encoded by the coding sequence ATGCGCATCATCAGCTTCAACGCCAACGGCCTGCGTTCGGCCGCCACCAAGGGCTTCTTCGAGTGGTTCTCCGGCCAGCACGCCGACGTGCTGTGCGTGCAGGAGACCAAGGCGCAGGAACATCAGTTGGCCGGGCCGGCGTTCCTGCCGGAGGGCTACCGGGCCTGGTTCCGCGATGCCAGCACCAAGAAGGGCTACAGCGGCGTGGCCATCTACAGCAAGCGCGAGCCCGACGAGGTGCGCACCGCGCTGGGCTGGCCCGAGTTCGACGAGGAAGGCCGCTACCTGGAGGCGCGCTTCGGCAACCTGAGCGTGGTCTCGTTCTACATCCCCTCCGGCTCGTCCGGCGAACTGCGCCAGGGCTACAAGTTCCAGGTCATGGACTGGCTGCGGCTGATCCTCGTGGAGTGGCTGAACAGCGGCCGCGACTACGTGCTGTGCGGCGACTGGAACATCGTGCGCTCGGCGCTGGACATCAAGAACTGGAAGTCCAACCAGAAGAATTCCGGCTGCCTGCCGCCCGAGCGCGACTGGCTCAACGGCCTGTGCGCCGACCGCGCCGAGGACGCCGACCCGGCCAGCGGCCGCGGCTGGGTCGACACCTACCGCGCGCTGCATCCCGACGGCCAGGACTACACCTGGTGGAGCAACCGCGGCGCCGCCCGCGCCAACGACGTCGGTTGGCGCATCGACTACCAGTTCGTGACCCCGTCGCTGCGCGCGCGCCTGCAGGGCTGCTCGATCTACACTGCGCAGCGCTTCTCCGACCATGCGCCGTTCGTGGTGGATTACCGCGAATGA